A segment of the Anguilla anguilla isolate fAngAng1 chromosome 6, fAngAng1.pri, whole genome shotgun sequence genome:
acagaaatgaattattttaagggctgagagtctgtggtcattgtggttatttctgtgggaaaccctgaaaattgccaaactcttggtgctgtataggtatggggcatgccgcctcGGCAAGGTATAACTTGGTGGGACGTACACCTGCCATCCAAAAAATGTAAcccaatccctctctctctcccccctctctctgtctctctctctctctcagtgaagaAAGAGCTGGAAGCCGCAGCTGCAGCAGACGCTGGACAGACGGCAGCAGAGgcaaggacagacagacggacggacggacgaacACGTCCATGCGCGGGCAGTAGCCGTGTCCCAAACCGCAAACGTCCCTGCTCCGAGCACGCCATGTCCGTGTGTGGAGTGCGAGTCCGAACCGCTGAGCACGGATGAAGTGCCAGATGCGTCTTCCGTTTCTCCGAGATTTAAAAGCGTGCATCGATGCATGCTCCGATCGGAAGAAATCCCATCATTCCTTTCGAGAAAATACAGTGAAAAATTTCCACCATAACCTGTGGTgcaatgctagctagctaacatgatTCATCTCAGGTTTGTTTACCAAGTGCAACTTGACTATCGTTGGATAGTTCAGgaaaaggttaaaggttatgggTCACGTCTCCATGAAACGCGTCCTGCTACTGAACAAAATTGTCCTTCCTACCGTACTTCCATTCTCCAGAGTGTGCACTCCCAAGTACTGACTGGAATGTGAACTCAGTAGTGCGGAGCGTGTAAgtatgcggtttgggacacagcgAGTAAACTAACGGGGGCTCAGATTTTGACCGACAAGTGTATAAACCCACCCTGGGTCAGAAGCCGCCTGACCTCCCTCTGGCTGGCTGGTTGACCCATTCTCATTGGCTGACCGAGGAGACGAGCAGTCGCTTACatcatctccctccctcccctcccagagTTCCCAGGGATCAGTTAAGGACGTCGCGAGTCTCTCGGTGTCTGGAGTGTTCTTCATCTGCCCTCTCACCGGGGCCACCTTAACAAAGAACGAGAAGGAGGCTCGCATCAAAGAGGCCATTCTCAAGGTAAGGGACTCCCTGACCTGTCATTCACACTGGTAATCACCCTCTCTGATACACTTTCCATTGGTCGTACAGAAAGATGGATGCGTTCATGTAATCCTCACGTGTAATATTCATGCCGTAAGCTAATTAACTCGTAACCTTGGATACAAATGAGATTCTTCTTTCACAGTCAGCTCAGCACCTCAGGActtcatatattttctttgttaaatATTCCTGCTCTGACTTACGCTTTGTATTGGTAATAACTGTGATGCACTGCCTTGGGTTATTGCTGATGTGAATCTACTGCATGAATTTAGGACGGCTGAGAGCAGGGATCTTAAACGAAAAGTCTCGGAGGACTGCAGTGATTTCTGGATTCTGGCACTTTAACATTCAACATGCTTAATAAAAtaggtcactgattggccaatgAGCTCACGCTCCTGCTGGTATCCAAGGCCTTCATTGGCTGCTGATTAAAAGGAGagaacagaaacctgcagacCTCCTTGGCTAGAGCCTGAGACCCCTGGTTTGTGTGCTCAAGTGACGCTATCGAAACCATATCATCTCTCAGAGGTTGGAAGAGGACCCAGTGGAAGCCTCCATTATGATGATCTACACCTTCAATAAGGACAGGGAGAAAGTGAAGGCCGGGGTGGACATCATCagcaagtgagtgtgtggggggggggggggcactcatgTTGGGACAGGTGGCAGAATTTGGGtactggggtgggaggggtggcaATTAACAGGAGGACATGGATCAAGACCTCATTCAGTTTGAGAGCAGGATGTTTATATGTGGGGCATGACCGTGAGATTTTATCGCGTGACTCGAACCCGTGCTCCGCCTTGAtggcccgtttttttttttggtcaggtaCGTCGACAACATCCTCAGTAACCCCACAGAGGAGAAGTACAGGAAGATCAAACGGAGCAACAAGGTGTTCCAGGTGAGCGGGGAAACCATgcgtgcgcatatgtgtgtgtgtgtgtgcgtgtgtgtgtgcgtaagtgcgtggctgacccctccctcctgctctagGAGAAGGTGAGCTCTTTGGAAGGCTCCATGGAGTTCCTGCAGGCCGTGGGCTTCCAGAGTGTCACACTACCTATGGACGGTTACCAAGGTAACTCTGCCCGGAAGCTCCGCCCACAGGTCCTTGCAGCTCAATAGTCTCACAAGAGTTTTCCTTATAATTAAAACGGTAAAAAGCTAACAGCAGCCAAACAACAGAGCTTAACTTATAGAGTCATAAAACTACATGCATCACTACTCTCTCAGAATgaagggttccaaaaggctcctctaTGTCTGCTTCTGCTCTTGCACCAtaaatctatccatccattatctatacctgcttatcctggccaaggggggtgctgcagcctatcccagcatgcattgggcgagaggcaggattacacccttgGACGGGCTGCCATTCTATCGCAGTTGCACCAAAAACGACACTTTGAAAAAATGTCAGGTGCGTCTGGTGAACGCGACTGAAAGGCGTGTGAACCGTAAGGCCGATTCGAGCGTCTTGTCGTTCTCCAGAGCAGAGCGAGGACTTCCTGCGGCTGGAGGAGCAGGATCCCGGGGCGCTGGAGGCGCTGAGGGAGGCCCGGGACCGCCTGCAGGGGGGGGAGCCCGTCAGGGCGCGGCTGGACCGCAGGCCCCAggccctccgcccctccccccacgccaCGCGCTTCGAGCTCCCGCCCGACTTCTACAACCTCACCGCCGAGGAGCTCAAGAGGGAGCAGCAGCTCCGGTACAGAGGACTGCCTGTGCTTATAACAGCACTGCGTCACCTAGTGTGCTTATAACGGCACTGTGTCACCTAGTGTGCTTATAACAGCACTGTTTCACCTAGTGTGCTTATAACAGCACTGCGTCACCTAGTGTGCTTATAACGGCACTGTGTCACCTATTGTGCTTATAACAGCACTGTTTCACCTAGTGTGCTTATAACAGCACTGTTTCACCTAGTGTGCTTATAACAGCACTGTGTCACCTAGTGTGCTTATAACAGCACTGTGTCACCTAGTGTGCTTATAACAGCACTGTGTCACCTAGTGTGCTTATAACAGCACTGAGTCACTAACTTAGTGTGCTTATAACAGCAGTGTCACTTACCTAGTGTGCTTATAACAACACTGAGTCTCTTATCTATTGTGCTTATAACAGCACTGAGTCACTTACCAAGTGTGCTTATAACAGCACTGAGTCACTAACCTAGTGTGCTTATAACAGCACTGAGTCAGTTATAAATCAGTTGTAAGCCAGTCTGCTAATAACACTGCCCGTGTGTGCATGAAAGTGTGTGTAAACTgcgtgtgtaacagtgtgtgtaaaCCGCACGTCTGCGTGCACTGCAGGACCGAGGTGGTGGAGAGGAGTGCGATGCTGAGGACGAAGGCCatgcgagagagggaggagcagagggagaggaagaagcaCAACTACACCCTGCTGAGAGTGCGTCTGCCTGACGGGACCCTGCTGCAGGGTGCGCCTCTCCCCCCAGCACTGGGGCTCCCCAAATTTAGCACAGCCTGCTTCTACAACTCAGGGGGTCCCCAAATTTAGCACAGCGTGCTTCTACCACACTGGGGAGCCCCACACTTAGCACAAGATCACAAGATGCTTCTACAACAACAGGGGGTCCCCAAATTTAGCAGTGTGCTTCTACAACACAGGGGTTCCCCAAATTTAGAACAGGATGTTTCTATAACACAGGGGTTCCCCAGATTTAGCACACAGCCCACTTAACTGGACCCCCCAATTTAAGCACACAACCTGCTGATCATAAAATGCTGGGGCTCCACATTAGCACACAATTCATTTCTCATAAGACTGCACAACCTTAGTCTCACAAATTACTTCTACAACATGAGATCCTCAACTTTAGCACAAAATGCTGCTACAACaaattaatacaataaaatttaGCAGTCTGCTCCTGCTACAACACCCAAGGTTTTGCAAATTCACAAGCACATGGCCAGCATAACGTACAAAGACATTTACTGTCACACCCaccttatttaaaatgttgtccAAACATGCGTTCACATTGAATGTACACCGCGGGAAGGAGGATCAGGTGAAGGTCGTGGCCCTTTCTTTCGGTTTCGCCCCCCTGTGCAGGTACCTTCCTGGCCCGGGAGCGAGTAGGGGCCCTGTTCCAGTTCGTGCGGGAGGCCCTGGTGGACGGCTGGCAGCCCTTTGAGCTGGTGGCCCCCGGGGGCCACaggctgaaggaggaggaggaggtggcccTCAACGAGTGCGGCCTGGTGAGCACGGGCACGTGCACGGCATCCCATAATCCCCTTCTCCTCACCTGTCCGTCTACTTTAGCTCTTTCTCAGCACTCATTAGtccttgaaaatgttttgtttcaacAATATTCTGTTGGTACAGGGCTGTAATTGGTAGATACTTTCCGGCTGGTACAGTGGcatgattggtggatactttccAGCTGGTATAGGGCTGTGATTGGTAGATACTTTCCGGCTGGTACAGTGGcatgattggtggatactttccAGCTGGtacagggctgtgattggtggatactttccGGCTGGtacagggctgtgattggtggatactttccGGCTGGTACAGTGGcatgattggtggatactttccAGCTGGTACAGGGTTGTGACTGGTGGATACTTTCCAGCTGGtacagggctgtgattggtggatactttccAGCTGGtacagggctgtgattggtggatacctTCCAGCTGGTACAGAGTaactcctcccccctcttcctcagGTCCCGTCCGCGCTGCTCTCGCTGTCCTGGGACGCCGCGGTTCAGGCAGACATGGCCGCCGCAGGGGGACAGAGCGTCGCTCTGCTCAGACCAGAGCTGCTGGAGAACATTCAGACCATCAGCtgagaggccccgcccctttcacGTCCCCTCGTCCTCCGCTCTCGCGCCTCTGtgaaggccccgccccctttctcaGCCCCTCCCGTCCTGTACTCTCATGCCTCTtcagaggccacgcccccttctgTCCTGTACTCTCATGCCTCTtcagaggccacgcccccttctgTCCTGTACTCTCATGCCTCTtcagaggccacgcccccttctgTCCTGTATTCTCAGGCCTCGCCTCTtcagaggccacgcccccttctgTCCTGTATTCTCACGCCTCTGcaaaagccccgccccctttcacGTCTCTGCAGAGCAGCAGCCACTCACTGCGCGATGGTGTAGCACAAAGAGGGAGGGGCTTAGACGGGAGAGAGAGCCGGGGAAAAGAGGAATCTGGATTCAAGATGCTGgactgcgttttttttttttatcggtTGCCTCAAAGACGTGGCACGGCTGGGTCACCTGCAGGAGCACgcttcaggtgtgtgtgcgcgtgtggcaCCCAGACGGGGCGTGAGTGTGAAGGAcgcaggtcagaggtcaccatCAGTCATGCCGTGCCAGTGCGGCCAAAACGTGTGTTCTGTctgcaaagcttttttttttttttttccttcttccatGTGGTGATGCAGTACGTGTGTTTacattgtgtgtgaatgtgtgtgtgagaaaaagagaTTATACACATACTGCACTCCTGCTCTGACAAATGCACACCTCCCAGAATGTCTGGCTTACAGTTATACATGCTCCTTGCCAATTTGAGACTTAGTGCTACTTGGAgcacaagacacaggtgggcaGGATATTAATGCACACCAACTACTGGCTCAGTCACACACTACAGTGCGAGCAATCAGATGGAGTTTGTACCCAACCGAGCAATGCACCCAGCTATCTTATCTTCCATTGAAGGTTTTCAGGAGATTTTCACACTACATTTTGACAGCAAGACATGCATTTgactgcccccttgtggccaGCACAGCTACTGCAGGGGCTTGTCTGTCATTGGTTAGAAATGTCTAAAGTCATTATACATGGCTGCAGCAGCActtttacacaaaatattatACTCGTCAATGGGATTATTTCCAATTCGGGGCTAGCATTCATAAAGCAGGGGTGCTGATCTAGGATAAGTTTTTCCTCGTAGCTCATAATAGATTAGGTTGGGATTATGGACAGGGAAAACTGATCCGAGATTACTGATCCTAACCCAGCTGCTTGCTGCAGAGATCCCTTTTCAGCACCTAGAAAAGTTCTGAAAAGAAGGTCTGAATATTTTCagcaagggggaggggaagcTTAAATTTGACCATTACATCTGACCCTGGTCCAGAGCAAGTGGATTCTGTAGACAATCTCCTATCCTGATCCAAAAACAGGGCTACCCAAAGATGCCCTGGAGAATCCAGGCCATTTTAAGTGTTCTGATGCTGTGACACTCATGCAGAAAAGTCTGCTGTGATGGAGTTCccaatgatttttgttttaagtCAGAAACCGATTCAGTccctaaaaacaaaacaggtgaGGTGAGTAAACTGTACTCCAGGTTTACTAAAAATGTGGCACCCGATGCCAGTTGTTCTCCTTTACCTAATAAAGCATATTTTTGTTGATAatgttaaaactgaaaaaaaattgtttttgaaaaattgacaTGTGGTTCCATTCAGCTTTGttgaatttattaaatataaaaagctaGGTTATGCTACGGGAGTTTCTTGTTCCtggtttgattttctttttttttgtgaccaaCTGATTTAATAAAGACCAACGTAACCATGGAAGCACCACAAGAGATCTTTGTCAAATaggaatgatttaaaaaaaaaaaaacgtttcaggGGGAAGAGAACACCTAGATACCGGTTTGATTTGGTTCTCCACATTTGTAAAAACAGAccatttgtttgcatttattcatttatattaatccaacaataaaagaaacagaacagcccccccatcacccccccccccccccccacattccaCAGAATCCAACAACGACAGACCCAGatcaaaccccctcccccccaacaaaaaaaacctaaacaaaaacaactgtggTTTTTAACTTTATGTAAAGACTTGGTCAACAGTTTTGTCTCTGGTAAGAGGAAGCGGGACTCAAGAGCGTAGCATGATTCAACTCAGTGGCCATTTGCCGCTTCACTTATATTGAacattatggaaataaagtcACAAAATGGAGGTTCAGACAAGTGCATCAGGCtttttttctgtccattttTTACCAGGATAGCAGAAACACCGAAGGGCACTTTATTAATGTCTACACAAGAGGCCATAATACTTACAGAAgcagggaagggggaaggggaaggagaagggggggggggggggaacaaaaaaaaaacaaaaaaaaaaagtgcgataaaatgaacataattattttttttaatgaaggtaAGCCATTTCAAgtatttgggggtgggggtggggggggggggggtcacaaaaaataataaatctgtgtACAACAACaaggatatataaaacaaatttgtttttttttgttttttttaaaagagaaaaggatGACACTGGCCCCAGAGAAGGTTCTCCGGGCCAGACAGCAGTAATGCACCGGATAACTGCCCCTGTCCCGCTGACACAGCAGGGCCTCTTACTGCCCCAGGGTACATAGCACACCAACCCAAAATACAATGGGGGTGGGACAGcggtctccctccccctcttagAATGACATGTAGGTGAGAGCAGCAATCTATCCACCTTGGCCTCCTCTCAGAAGGCACCAACCCCTCTCCGTTAAGTCTATGAAGCGCAAGGCTTTTTAAccatttctgttacatttaaAGATACACACGGAGGTCAGGGGCGGACCCTGTACACTGGGTACGACTGCCTGTCCCACTCAGGAGTGACGGGGAgaagtgggggggaggtgggtgtcTTATTTTTGGGGTCAGCGATACTGAGTGGA
Coding sequences within it:
- the LOC118229588 gene encoding UBX domain-containing protein 6-like, producing the protein MKKFFEDIKKDIKFKSAGPGKKLTDDSSSSDGPAPQKSSQPKPRPRPTEGAQRAGAAALARIEQRQQPCPGSSHSAIRNQVKKELEAAAAADAGQTAAESSQGSVKDVASLSVSGVFFICPLTGATLTKNEKEARIKEAILKRLEEDPVEASIMMIYTFNKDREKVKAGVDIISKYVDNILSNPTEEKYRKIKRSNKVFQEKVSSLEGSMEFLQAVGFQSVTLPMDGYQEQSEDFLRLEEQDPGALEALREARDRLQGGEPVRARLDRRPQALRPSPHATRFELPPDFYNLTAEELKREQQLRTEVVERSAMLRTKAMREREEQRERKKHNYTLLRVRLPDGTLLQGTFLARERVGALFQFVREALVDGWQPFELVAPGGHRLKEEEEVALNECGLVPSALLSLSWDAAVQADMAAAGGQSVALLRPELLENIQTIS